The following is a genomic window from Hyphomicrobiales bacterium.
GAGGTGCGTTCACGCGCGCCACGGGATGCACCACGGCGAATTGCCCCCCAACACGCCGATGGCACATCCCGGACTCGGACATATCCCACGGTAAGGCAAGCGCCGGCGACGAAAAATCGCCGGCGCGATCGCGACTATTGACCTTCACGGTTCCTGAGGGTCTCGTCGATCTTTGCTTTGACAGCCTCGAGGTTGAACGATGCGGGTGATTGCATCGGCGGGTATTCCAGCGCCGTCTGCGCCAGCTCCGCAACCCTCTGCTGGACGATCACGAAGCGCCAGAACTCCCGGGCGTAGAAATCATTCATGTACCCGCCCCCGAGGTTATTCAGGTTTTCACCGCGGATGGAGGGCGTACGCTCGAACGGATCCTGGCGGAGATTGACGATCGAGGGCATGTCGGTCGTGACTTTCTCACCAGGCCAGCCATAGGGCTGTTGAAAGAACTGGAACTTGAAGTCATCGATGCGGATGGCCCCAAGCTGCGGCCCGCCGAAGTAGAAGAGTTCGTGGCGCGCCGACGGTCCCTTGCCGAGCAGCAGGTCCATCTGATTATAGCCGTCGAGATGGTTCTTGTAGGTCCGGTCGCCGAGTTTGACGCCCCTGAGCAGCTGCTCGGTGATGTTCGGGTTACCAGCGGCTGCCGCGAGTGTCGGCAACCAGTCGAGACCAGAGAAGAGACCGTTTTCAACCGTGCCGGCCTTGATCTTGCCCGGCCAGCGGATGATGGCTGGCACGCGGAACCCGCCTTCGAAGACAGTGCCTTTGGTACCCCTGAACGGCGTCATGCCGCCATCGGGCCAGGTGAAGACCTCGGCGCCATTATCGGTCGTGAAGATCACGATCGTATTGTTAGCCTCGCCGATATCCTGGAGATGCTGCAGCAAGGCGCCGATGCTATCGTCCATCTGCGCCATTCCCGCTTCTTCCAGCCCGTAGTTGGACTGGTAATTCATCATGGCCTGGTATTTCGGCGGGAGGAACGTGAAGACGTGCATCCGCGTCGTGTTATGCCAGATGAAGAACGGCTTGTTGTCTTTCTTGGCCTGATCCATGAAATTTGAACTGGCCTGTACCAGGACTTCGTCGAAAGTCTCCATGTTGTACTTGGCCTTGCGGCCTTCTTGCCAGTTCTGCCGTCCCGCCATGTCCGGGAAGGGCGCCAGTGGCCCCTCGTCGACGATGCGCTGCTTTCCGACCCGTCCCCAGCGCGGCATCACGGTTGGATCATCGACCGTCGTCGCATAGCTGCGCACCAGATTGCGCGGGCCGTATTTGTCGATCCAGTCCTGGGGGTAGTCGAACCAATAGGGATCCGACATGGCGTCGAGATGGTACAGATAACCGAAGAATTCATCGAAGCCATGGGTTGTCGGAAGATATTTGTTGAGGTCGCCCAGGTGGTTCTTGCCGAATTGGCCGGTTGCGTAGCCCCGCGCCTTGAGGACCGTGGCGAGCGTGACGGCCTCATCGGGGAGACCGACATCGGCGCCGGCTTGTCCGACCGTGGTCAAGCCGGTGCGCAGCGGTATTTCTCCGGTGATGAAATTGGCGCGGCCGGCCGTGCAGCTCGCCTCGGCATAATAGTCGGTGAATCGGAGGCCCTCCGAGGCAAGCCTGTCCAAGTTGGGTGTGCGACCCGACATCATGCCTTGATGATAGGCGCCGATGTTGAACCAGCCGACATCGTCTCCCATGATGACGAGGATATTGGGCGGCGTTGGCGATGATGGTGCCGGCGAGGGGGCCTGCGCGGTCACCGGCGATGCGATCGCCGCGGACATGAGCGCGGTCGCGCCCAGAAGCGCTGCCCGGGAGGCGAGAGCTGTGACCAGTCTGTAGCATCGATTGGTAAAACACAGGGGCGATTGCGGGATCTGCGCTTCGTTCGAATGCGTATCTGCCATGGCGGTTCCCCATTTGCCGACGTCACAGCCCATGCGGACACATCGTTAGGGCTAAACGGTTGACCGACATGCCGTCGTTGGGCGTGGAGCGCGACCAGGAATGATCTTGTCTCGGGGCAAGCAACGGCGCGCAAAGAGCGCCGATGCCCACTCCATTTTCTAGATGTGCGGGAGAGAACAGCTCAATATCGAAGACGGCCAATCGACAGGAGAGCGATCGGTCCATCTTGTTTCATATATTCGTATAATAAATCCAGCGTCACGCTGGGCGATTATTTGATGCGCGCAATAGTATTCGCTGTCAAGATCTGGCGGGCGGCCCGGCGTCAATCGATTCAATGGAATCGGCATGACGCCGCCGGGCGTAGGTGGGAGCCTGCGTATCGTCCCTTCATCGCCTTCCGGCGCGCATGACAAGCGAGGGCCGGTCCAACTTGATCCGTTCAGCTGTCGCGGGATCCCGCCGCGGTGGCTTCGAACTCTCGGCGATGCACGAGCTTGGCACCTATTCCAACGAGCATCTTGCGATATGCAGATTGCCGAGGGCGGCGGCACAGATGGCGCAGGCACATTCAGACGACGCTAGAGAACCTTCCCGTCTGCTGCTTCAATAGCTCACTATAGACCCTGGCATTCCTCATTTTCTAAAATCTTCCAAAAAAGGGCATTTATTTCCGAGGCTTCTCCGGATGGCTTGAACTAGGCTCAGGACCTATTAAATAGGTTGCGTGCTTGGGCGGTGATTGATTCCATGGCGTCAGGAGATGTCGCCATGGACGATTTGCTGCTTCTGTCGGAGGCGCAGATGCGCCGGATTGAGCCGTATTTTCCGCTATCGCACGGGGTCGCGCGGGTCGATGACCGTCGTGTGCTGAGCGGCATCCTGTTCGTGATCCGCAACGGCCTGCGATGGCGCGACGCGCCAGCCGCCTATGGTCCGCCCAAGACGATCTACAACCGCTTCATCCGCTGGAGCAGGCTCGGCGTATTCAACCGGATCTTTGCCGAACTGGCGGGCGATAGCGACAGTTCGGATCGCCTGATGATCGACGCCACGCATCTCAAGGCGCATCGCACCGCCGCCAGCCTCCTCAAAAAGGGGCTCTACCCCGATGTATCGGGCGCAGCCGTGGCGGCTTGACCTCCAAGCTCCACGCCGTCTGCGACGGCAGCGGCCGCCCGCTCCGACTGGCGCTGAGCGAAGGGCAGGCCAGCGACTTCAAGGGCGCTGCCATCTTGGTCGAGGCCCTGCCGCCGGCCAAAACCATGCTCGCCGACAGAGGCTATGATGCCGATTGGTTCAGAGCCGCACTCGTCGCACGCGGCATCGACCCGTGCATCCCCTCGAAAATCAATCGCAAGATATTCATCCCGCACGATCGTGCGCTCTATCGCCAGCGCCATCGCATCGAGAACATGTTCGCTCGCCTCAAGGACTGGCGCCGCATCCACACCCGATACGATCGATGTGCTCACACCTTCCTGTCAGCCATCGCTTTCGCCG
Proteins encoded in this region:
- a CDS encoding Arylsulfatase; the encoded protein is MGCDVGKWGTAMADTHSNEAQIPQSPLCFTNRCYRLVTALASRAALLGATALMSAAIASPVTAQAPSPAPSSPTPPNILVIMGDDVGWFNIGAYHQGMMSGRTPNLDRLASEGLRFTDYYAEASCTAGRANFITGEIPLRTGLTTVGQAGADVGLPDEAVTLATVLKARGYATGQFGKNHLGDLNKYLPTTHGFDEFFGYLYHLDAMSDPYWFDYPQDWIDKYGPRNLVRSYATTVDDPTVMPRWGRVGKQRIVDEGPLAPFPDMAGRQNWQEGRKAKYNMETFDEVLVQASSNFMDQAKKDNKPFFIWHNTTRMHVFTFLPPKYQAMMNYQSNYGLEEAGMAQMDDSIGALLQHLQDIGEANNTIVIFTTDNGAEVFTWPDGGMTPFRGTKGTVFEGGFRVPAIIRWPGKIKAGTVENGLFSGLDWLPTLAAAAGNPNITEQLLRGVKLGDRTYKNHLDGYNQMDLLLGKGPSARHELFYFGGPQLGAIRIDDFKFQFFQQPYGWPGEKVTTDMPSIVNLRQDPFERTPSIRGENLNNLGGGYMNDFYAREFWRFVIVQQRVAELAQTALEYPPMQSPASFNLEAVKAKIDETLRNREGQ
- a CDS encoding hypothetical protein (Evidence 5 : Unknown function); protein product: MGACVSSLHRLPARMTSEGRSNLIRSAVAGSRRGGFELSAMHELGTYSNEHLAICRLPRAAAQMAQAHSDDAREPSRLLLQ
- a CDS encoding transposase, encoding MDDLLLLSEAQMRRIEPYFPLSHGVARVDDRRVLSGILFVIRNGLRWRDAPAAYGPPKTIYNRFIRWSRLGVFNRIFAELAGDSDSSDRLMIDATHLKAHRTAASLLKKGLYPDVSGAAVAA
- a CDS encoding transposase gives rise to the protein MTSKLHAVCDGSGRPLRLALSEGQASDFKGAAILVEALPPAKTMLADRGYDADWFRAALVARGIDPCIPSKINRKIFIPHDRALYRQRHRIENMFARLKDWRRIHTRYDRCAHTFLSAIAFAATFIFWLNQ